From the Robbsia betulipollinis genome, the window GGTAGGTAATGAGCAAGAAAATGAACGACGGCATCGAGCAGCAAAATCCCGAGGTGGCGCTGTTGGAAGGGTCCATGGACATTCTCGTCGAGAGCCTGAACGAAATAACGCAAAACATGTTGCTGACGGCCACGCTGCAAGCACAGCGAGCAACGTTGGACATGCAAACACGAATGGTTGAGCAAGAGTCGCAACGCCGTGCCGAGCAGGAGCATCAGCGCCGTGTCAACGCCTCGTTGCAAGCCGAACTTGCTCGGAAAGCCGAGCCCGCGCCGCAGCAAGAACGCGAGAAGTTTTCGATGAACAAGGTCCGAGACTTGTGGCAACAGAAGTCCGACGAACGCAAGCACGAGCAAGCCCCGTCGAACCAGCAACAGACCGCACCGCAGATGACAATACCCGATCGGACCGCGCTGAACGAACGCGTACTGCGTCACGAACAAGAGCCTGCGCGCACGCGGACCATGGGCCGCTCGATGTAAAGCAGGGCTTGGCAGAGGGTAGTAGCAAGACCGACGGTCTTTGGGCCGGCTTTTTTATGAACAACGCAAGCGACGCAAAGGAGGCGAAGCGGCATCACCAGGAGGAGACATTCATGAGACTTTCATACAAAGAAGCCGCAACGACCTTCGTCGTTGGAACGGCACTGGGCGTAGGGCTGATCCCCATGCTTCAAACAGCAACGCGTGCACCGGTACTTCGGCACGGCATCACGCCGGCCGAGGTGTTGCTGCAAGGCAAGGTGGCGTTCCCACAAGGTGTGCCTAAGCTCACCACCAAGCCCTCCGCCATGCGTCGGTTCACGATTCCGACAACAATGCCAAAATCGTTGCAGGTCGAGTCTGGTCTGAGCGTGTCAGGCGTGCCCGTGACGGTACGCAATCCCGACACGCAAACCCTCGGAGAACGGCTAGAAAGCCTCGCACCAGAGATCAATCCCACGGCCCTGCGGTTGGCTTTGCGTGCGATGCAATGTGCAAGCAAGACGTACGGCGATCGGGAGCGCCTAATCGTTATCGACTACTCGTTGCCCAGCACCGCCAGACGCCTGTGGGCGTTCAACGTAAAACGGCCTGCATTGCTGTGGAATGAGTATGTCCTGCACGGGAGCGGTTCCGGCGAGGGCTTGTACGCTCGGTCGTTCTCGAACGTGCCAGATTCCAACAAGTCGTCGCTCGGACTTTTCGAGCTTGGGCAAGAGTTCAACGGTCCGTTCGGGCCGGCCATGCCATTGGTCGGTCTTGAAAAGGGGGTCAACTCCAATGCTGTCGAGCGAGGCCTGTGGCTGCACGGAACAGATTACGTCAACGACCAGCGCGCGGCTCGCGGAGCGGTGAGCACGTCGGAAGGGTGCGCCGCGGTGCAACGTGGGGTGATCGTTCCCATGATCAACAGTCTCAAGTCCGGGGCGTACCTGTTCTCGTATTACCCCGATCCTAAATGGTTGTCGTCGTCAGGTTTCTTGAACGGCAAGCTTTGCTGAGGGAGGCGATGATGACGAACATCAAGTGGGGCGATCGTAAACGTGAACTGGAAGCGATCAAACGCAGCGTCAAAGTAGTACGTCTGGGCGAGCGTCTTGCGAGCACCCCCTTACTTTCGACGTACCTCATCTCAGCGACCGTGGCCATACGGTTCCGCGGAACAACGTACGAAGTGACAGTGGAAGAGCGTGAGCCGTTCGTGCAGCGCATGCGTGACGTGGACCTCGATGACTTCGACCCTGAGGAACCGGTGAACTCCCGCATGTTCGCCTTCGAAGGCGGGGACTGGCGCGAGTTGAAATCTGCAATCCAGCAACAGCTTTTCGGCGGATTGCTCGGGGATGTACCTGATGAGGACGAGCCGCTCGGCGTGTTGGAAGACCTGGGTTATCTAACTTGCGACTTGCCCGAGGCGATTCAACATGTCGTTCGCAGGCACATCGACGTGTTCAACACGTCCCGCCGCCTGATTCTGCTGAACAACAATGTTGCGCAGCAGGACGGTGGGCCGCGCTGGCTGATGTAAGACAAGGGGCCTTTCAGCCCCTGGAAAAAACAAACCCATTTGGCGCGTGGCGCCTCCTCACCCTAACGGGCCGTAGGCAACGGAAGGGGCGCTAGCCCCCAAGGTGGGTTTTACGCGTCCGGACCCTGAGCCTTGGTCTTCGCCGCGTATTCCGCCTCGACCTTGGCCAAGTTTGCACGGAACTGGTCACGGAGCCCCGTTTTGACGAAGAAAACGCGCAACAGG encodes:
- a CDS encoding murein L,D-transpeptidase catalytic domain family protein; this encodes MRLSYKEAATTFVVGTALGVGLIPMLQTATRAPVLRHGITPAEVLLQGKVAFPQGVPKLTTKPSAMRRFTIPTTMPKSLQVESGLSVSGVPVTVRNPDTQTLGERLESLAPEINPTALRLALRAMQCASKTYGDRERLIVIDYSLPSTARRLWAFNVKRPALLWNEYVLHGSGSGEGLYARSFSNVPDSNKSSLGLFELGQEFNGPFGPAMPLVGLEKGVNSNAVERGLWLHGTDYVNDQRAARGAVSTSEGCAAVQRGVIVPMINSLKSGAYLFSYYPDPKWLSSSGFLNGKLC